In a genomic window of Vigna angularis cultivar LongXiaoDou No.4 chromosome 6, ASM1680809v1, whole genome shotgun sequence:
- the LOC108342695 gene encoding transcription factor MUTE yields the protein MSHIAVERNRRRQMNEHLKVLRSLTPCFYIKRGDQASIIGGVIEFIKELHQVLQALESQKRRKSLSPSPGPSPRTLQPNFHQLDSSSIIGPNSFKELGASCNSSVADVEVKISGSNVILKVISQRIPGQVARIITVLESLSFEVLHLNISSMEETVLYQFVVKIELGCQLSLEELAMEVQQSFCSEAITML from the exons ATGTCTCACATAGCTGTCGAGAGGAACCGAAGAAGACAGATGAATGAACATCTCAAAGTTTTAAGATCGTTGACCCCTTGTTTCTATATCAAAAgg gGAGATCAAGCATCTATAATAGGCGGTGTCATAGAATTCATCAAGGAGTTACACCAAGTTCTTCAGGCTTTGGAATCccagaaaagaagaaagagtttAAGCCCTAGCCCTGGTCCGAGTCCACGAACACTTCAGCCAAATTTTCATCAACTTGATAGCTCCTCCATAATTGGGCCCAATTCTTTCAAGGAACTGGGAGCAAGCTGCAACTCTTCTGTTGCGGATGTTGAAGTGAAAATCTCTGGTTCAAATGTGATCTTGAAAGTGATCTCCCAAAGAATTCCGGGTCAAGTTGCAAGGATCATAACTGTTTTGGAAAGTCTTTCCTTTGAAGTTCTTCATCTGAACATCAGCAGCATGGAGGAGACTGTCCTTTACCAGTTTGTGGTCAAG ATAGAACTGGGATGTCAACTGAGTCTGGAGGAACTGGCAATGGAAGTGCAACAAAGCTTCTGCTCAGAGGCTATAACTATGCTGTGA